The Oncorhynchus kisutch isolate 150728-3 linkage group LG20, Okis_V2, whole genome shotgun sequence genome has a segment encoding these proteins:
- the ube2o gene encoding ubiquitin-conjugating enzyme E2O isoform X2 — MAEPVASDAIATDAALSPAVSPGSEPPSMALSPSAGGSQRLLFSHDLVSGRYRDLVRFGLVRMIQGEEEFDSDSDLEDGGGRGGGRGGGGGCIPCNSDTDSSVVDSLAPLGRGFVRVQWYPEGGKQDIRETKLKLIDRSIVIRDIVRRMNSNDNQCGIVTNIDIECAVKLVGTNCVLYPVNSKDLHHIWSFMYGDYIAYDFWLGKVYDLTNHIILKLSNGARCSMNVEDGAKLYDVCPHVSDSGLFFDETYGFYPGQVLIGPAKVFSNVQWLSGVKPVLRKKSKFRVVVEEVQVAELKVTWITKSYSPKGTDSVYPPPSTISQENLCRVKRLGFYDHTQRQLGERALYVFPAKGDTTHITCEWPDGAPGLPEDPVARKLKRMFKKESLGKKTSESAETQEANQHSTDKTDSFYGDLKPDNTHPDSTDHTALPRPHHPNNGPNHTLQPLTLCAPPSSDPWPEPAEQDADDEAGAEDTDDTLSLTSSASSTASSQSGGLGGLNRKKSIPLSIRNLKRKHKKKRTKFSREFKPGDRVAVEVVSTKTSADVLWKDGRMETLIRSNDLIPIQHLDNHEFCPGDFVVDKRPQAPTDPGVYGVIQSGDHKGRTCAVKWIKLNASSDDVEVTGEEEDVSVYDIADHPDFHFRTTDIVIRIGNSENGRNTECENDTSVGQVFRVDVSSKVEVVWADNSITIVLPQHLYNVESEIEETDYDSVEESSSGLSTEEWEDESDSWETDNGLTTNEDDQHPANDDTTTPAATPTGSSPFIIPPKEGGIAGATTPTKPPNSSEDLEGAGAIVSPGTGAGGTTPGAGGGDAAEKLTGKESTPRGFRELKEALKILESLKNMTVEQLWTGGSPTSPTSGAAPAANGTNANAATAITPEKPTKEKRFLDDIKKLQENLRKTLDNVAIVEEERMEAVVEGGAGGGGSTEGGERGGEERPQEEAAAAKTPGAAPEWPSDTPVLCQQSGGKPGVTFTSAKGEVFSVLEWSPDTHTFKKMEFQPAEAKKFFSTVRKEMALLATSLPDGIMVKTFEDRMDLFSALIKGPTRTPYEDGLFLFDIQLPNIYPSVPPLFRYLSQCSGRLNPNLYDNGKVCVSLLGTWIGKGTERWTSKSSLLQVLISIQGLILVNEPYYNEAGFDSDRGLQEGYENSRCYNEMALIKTVQSMTQLLQTPIEVFQQEIRQHFTSSGWRLVHRLEAWLELHELAERGPPPRPSRDRPPSVGPLDETLPLDLLAHSTPNKPQGTGDEELEDSGLSLSTTAASQQELSQNLDCAVLASEVAGASVVVSGSVRGATSDSAGGSQPAVRPKKRRKSYRSFLPERSGYPDIGFPLFPLSKGFVKSVRSVLLQYRAALAATPIPDHIEDK, encoded by the exons CTGAAACTTATAGATCGATCCATCGTTATCCGAGACATTGTGCGGCGGATGAATTCTAAC GACAACCAGTGTGGCATCGTGACCAACATCGACATCGAGTGTGCTGTAAAACTAGTGGGGACCAACTGTGTCCTTTACCCTGTCAACAGTAAAGACCTACATCACATCTGG TCCTTCATGTATGGGGACTACATAGCCTACGACTTCTGGCTGGGGAAGGTGTACGACCTGACCAACCACATCATCCTCAAGCTTTCCAATGGAGCCAG GTGTTCCATGAATGTGGAGGACGGAGCCAAGCTGTACGACGTCTGTCCACACGTCAGTGACTCG GGTCTTTTCTTCGACGAGACCTATGGCTTCTACCCAGGCCAGGTGCTGATCGGGCCAGCCAAAGTCTTCTCCAATGTCCAGTGGCTCTCCGGGGTCAAGCCCGTGCTCCGCAAGAAGAGCAAGTTCAGGGTGGTGGTCGAAGag GTCCAGGTGGCGGAGCTGAAGGTGACGTGGATCACCAAGAGTTACTCCCCCAAGGGCACGGACAGCGTCTACCCCCCTCCGTCTACCATCTCCCAGGAGAACCTCTGCAG AGTGAAGCGTCTGGGCTTCTACGACCACACCCAGAGGCAGCTGGGGGAGAGGGCCCTGTACGTGTTCCCAGCCAAGGGAGACACCACACACATCACCTGTGAGTGGCCCGACGGGGCCCCCGGACTCCCAGAGGACCCCGTAGCCaggaag TTGAAAAGAATGTTCAAGAAGGAGTCGTTAGGGAAGAAGACCAGTGAGAGTGCAGAGACACAAGAAGCAAACCAGCACTCCACCGACAAGACGGACAGCTTTTACG GTGACCTCAAGCCTGACAACACCCACCCAGACTCCACTGACCACACCGCTCTTCCCCGCCCTCACCACCCCAACAACGGCCCCAACCACACCCTCCAGCCCTTGACCCTGTGCGCTCCTCCCTCCTCTGACCCATGGCCCGAGCCCGCGGAGCAGGACGCAGACGACGAGGCGGGGGCGGAGGACACTGACGACACCTTGTCGCTGACGTCGTCGGCGAGCAGCACGGCGTCGTCGCAGAGCGGCGGTCTGGGGGGCCTGAACAGGAAGAAGAGCATCCCTCTGTCCATCCGCAACCTGAAGAGGAAGCACAAGAAGAAGAGGACCAAGTTCTCCCGCGAGTTCAAGCCCGGCGACAG GGTGGCAGTAGAAGTGGTGTCCACCAAGACCTCGGCCGACGTCCTCTGGAAGGACGGCCGTATGGAGACCCTCATCCGCTCCAATGACCTCATCCCCATCCAGCACCTCGACAACCATGAGTTTTGCCCCGGAGACTTTGTTGTCGACAAACGAC CCCAAGCTCCTACGGACCCGGGCGTGTACGGGGTTATCCAGTCGGGCGACCACAAAGGCAGGACGTGTGCTGTGAAGTGGATCAAACTCAACGCCTCCAGCGACGACGTGGAG GtcacaggagaagaggaggatgttagTGTGTACGACATCGCCGACCACCCAGACTTCCACTTCCGTACCACTGATATCGTCATCAGGATAGGGAACTCTGAGAACGGGCGGAATACGGAGTGCGAGAACGAT ACGTCAGTAGGTCAGGTCTTCAGAGTGGACGTGAGCAGCAAGGTGGAGGTGGTGTGGGCCGACAACTCCATTACCATCGTCCTACCACAG CACCTGTACAACGTGGAGTCTGAGATTGAGGAGACTGACTATGACTCTGTAGAGGAGAGCAGCAGTGGCCTGTCCACGGAGGAGTGGGAGGACGAGAGCGACAGCTGGGAGACTGACAACGGCCTGACCACCAATGAGGACGACCAGCACCCTGCCAACGATGACACCACCACCCCGGCCGCCACCCCCACCGGCTCCAGCCCCTTCATCATCCCCCCAAAGGAGGGCGGCATAGCAGGGGCCACGACCCCCACCAAGCCACCTAACTCCTCAGAGGACCTGGAGGGAGCTGGGGCTATAGTCAGCCCAGGCACCGGGGCTGGAGGAACCACCCCTGGAGCAGGAGGGGGTGATGCAGCGGAGAAGCTCACCGGGAAAGAGAGTACGCCGCGGGGCTTCCGTGAGCTCAAGGAGGCCTTGAAGATCCTGGAGAGCCTGAAGAACATGACAGTAGAGCAGCTATGGACCGGTGGCTCGCCTACCTCGCCCACGTCCGGTGCTGCGCCCGCCGCCAACGGGACTAACGCCAACGCCGCCACTGCCATCACGCCAGAGAAACCCACCAAGGAGAAGCGCTTCCTGGATGACATCAAGAAGCTCCAGGAGAACCTGAGGAAGACCCTGGACAATGTGGCCATTGTGGAGGAGGAGCGGATGGAGGCAGTGGTGGAGGGTGGGGCAGGAGGAGGTGGGAGTacggagggaggggaaagagggggcgAAGAAAGGCCCCAGGAGGAGGCAGCGGCAGCGAAGACTCCAGGCGCGGCGCCAGAGTGGCCCAGCGATACGCCTGTTCTGTGCCAACAGAGTGGTGGAAAGCCCGGAGTCACCTTCACCAGTGCCAAGGGAGAGGTGTTCTCTGTGCTGGAGTGGTCACCAG ACACCCACACCTTTAAGAAGATGGAGTTCCAGCCGGCCGAGGCCAAGAAGTTTTTCAGCACCGTGAGGAAGGAGATGGCTCTGCTGGCCACCTCGCTGCCCGACGgcatcatggtcaaaacattcgAGGACCGCATG GACCTGTTCTCAGCTCTGATCAAGGGGCCCACGCGCACCCCTTACGAGGACGGCCTGTTCCTCTTCGACATCCAGCTGCCAAACATTTACCCGTCGGTGCCGCCCCTCTTCCGCTACCTGTCACAGTGCAGCGGGCGCCTCAACCCCAACCTCTACGACAACGGCAAGGTCTGCGTCAGCCTGCTGGGCACCTGGATCGGCAAG GGTACAGAGAGGTGGACCAGCAAGTCTAGCCTGCTGCAAGTGCTTATCTCCATCCAAG gCCTGATCCTGGTCAACGAGCCCTACTACAATGAGGCAGGTTTCGACAGTGACCGGGGCCTGCAGGAGGGCTATGAGAACAGTCGCTGTTACAACGAGATGGCCCTCATCAAGACTGTGCAGTCCATGACCCAGCTGCTGCAGACACCCATAGAG GTGTTCCAGCAGGAGATCCGGCAGCACTTCACCTCTAGCGGCTGGCGCCTGGTGCACCGCCTGGAGGCCTGGCTGGAGCTCCACGAGCTAGCCGAGAGGGGACCTCCGCCAAGGCCATCCCGGGACCGGCCTCCCTCAGTGGGGCCTCTAGATGAGACGCTCCCCTTGGATCTTCTGGCCCACAGCACCCCCAACAAGCCCCAGGGCACCGGGGATGAAGAGCTGGAGGACTCTGGCCTGAGTCTTTCCACCACCGCCGCCTCTCAGCAGGAGCTCAGCCAGAACTTGGACTGCGCCGTCTTGGCCAGTGAGGTGGCCGGGGCGAGCGTGGTGGTCTCCGGGTCTGTTAGGGGAGCCACCTCGGACTCTGCGGGCGGCAGCCAGCCGGCGGTGCGACCAAAGAAGCGCAGGAAGAGCTACCGGAGCTTCCTCCCGGAGCGGAGCGGCTACCCGGACATTGGcttccccctctttcctctctccaagGGCTTTGTGAAGAGCGTGCGCAGCGTGCTGCTGCAGTACCGGGCCGCCCTGGCCGCCACCCCCATCCCCGACCACATAGAGGACAAGTGA
- the ube2o gene encoding ubiquitin-conjugating enzyme E2O isoform X1 codes for MAEPVASDAIATDAALSPAVSPGSEPPSMALSPSAGGSQRLLFSHDLVSGRYRDLVRFGLVRMIQGEEEFDSDSDLEDGGGRGGGRGGGGGCIPCNSDTDSSVVDSLAPLGRGFVRVQWYPEGGKQDIRETKLKLIDRSIVIRDIVRRMNSNDNQCGIVTNIDIECAVKLVGTNCVLYPVNSKDLHHIWSFMYGDYIAYDFWLGKVYDLTNHIILKLSNGARCSMNVEDGAKLYDVCPHVSDSGLFFDETYGFYPGQVLIGPAKVFSNVQWLSGVKPVLRKKSKFRVVVEEVQVAELKVTWITKSYSPKGTDSVYPPPSTISQENLCRVKRLGFYDHTQRQLGERALYVFPAKGDTTHITCEWPDGAPGLPEDPVARKLKRMFKKESLGKKTSESAETQEANQHSTDKTDSFYGDLKPDNTHPDSTDHTALPRPHHPNNGPNHTLQPLTLCAPPSSDPWPEPAEQDADDEAGAEDTDDTLSLTSSASSTASSQSGGLGGLNRKKSIPLSIRNLKRKHKKKRTKFSREFKPGDRVAVEVVSTKTSADVLWKDGRMETLIRSNDLIPIQHLDNHEFCPGDFVVDKRPQAPTDPGVYGVIQSGDHKGRTCAVKWIKLNASSDDVEVTGEEEDVSVYDIADHPDFHFRTTDIVIRIGNSENGRNTECENDTSVGQVFRVDVSSKVEVVWADNSITIVLPQVLMHLYNVESEIEETDYDSVEESSSGLSTEEWEDESDSWETDNGLTTNEDDQHPANDDTTTPAATPTGSSPFIIPPKEGGIAGATTPTKPPNSSEDLEGAGAIVSPGTGAGGTTPGAGGGDAAEKLTGKESTPRGFRELKEALKILESLKNMTVEQLWTGGSPTSPTSGAAPAANGTNANAATAITPEKPTKEKRFLDDIKKLQENLRKTLDNVAIVEEERMEAVVEGGAGGGGSTEGGERGGEERPQEEAAAAKTPGAAPEWPSDTPVLCQQSGGKPGVTFTSAKGEVFSVLEWSPDTHTFKKMEFQPAEAKKFFSTVRKEMALLATSLPDGIMVKTFEDRMDLFSALIKGPTRTPYEDGLFLFDIQLPNIYPSVPPLFRYLSQCSGRLNPNLYDNGKVCVSLLGTWIGKGTERWTSKSSLLQVLISIQGLILVNEPYYNEAGFDSDRGLQEGYENSRCYNEMALIKTVQSMTQLLQTPIEVFQQEIRQHFTSSGWRLVHRLEAWLELHELAERGPPPRPSRDRPPSVGPLDETLPLDLLAHSTPNKPQGTGDEELEDSGLSLSTTAASQQELSQNLDCAVLASEVAGASVVVSGSVRGATSDSAGGSQPAVRPKKRRKSYRSFLPERSGYPDIGFPLFPLSKGFVKSVRSVLLQYRAALAATPIPDHIEDK; via the exons CTGAAACTTATAGATCGATCCATCGTTATCCGAGACATTGTGCGGCGGATGAATTCTAAC GACAACCAGTGTGGCATCGTGACCAACATCGACATCGAGTGTGCTGTAAAACTAGTGGGGACCAACTGTGTCCTTTACCCTGTCAACAGTAAAGACCTACATCACATCTGG TCCTTCATGTATGGGGACTACATAGCCTACGACTTCTGGCTGGGGAAGGTGTACGACCTGACCAACCACATCATCCTCAAGCTTTCCAATGGAGCCAG GTGTTCCATGAATGTGGAGGACGGAGCCAAGCTGTACGACGTCTGTCCACACGTCAGTGACTCG GGTCTTTTCTTCGACGAGACCTATGGCTTCTACCCAGGCCAGGTGCTGATCGGGCCAGCCAAAGTCTTCTCCAATGTCCAGTGGCTCTCCGGGGTCAAGCCCGTGCTCCGCAAGAAGAGCAAGTTCAGGGTGGTGGTCGAAGag GTCCAGGTGGCGGAGCTGAAGGTGACGTGGATCACCAAGAGTTACTCCCCCAAGGGCACGGACAGCGTCTACCCCCCTCCGTCTACCATCTCCCAGGAGAACCTCTGCAG AGTGAAGCGTCTGGGCTTCTACGACCACACCCAGAGGCAGCTGGGGGAGAGGGCCCTGTACGTGTTCCCAGCCAAGGGAGACACCACACACATCACCTGTGAGTGGCCCGACGGGGCCCCCGGACTCCCAGAGGACCCCGTAGCCaggaag TTGAAAAGAATGTTCAAGAAGGAGTCGTTAGGGAAGAAGACCAGTGAGAGTGCAGAGACACAAGAAGCAAACCAGCACTCCACCGACAAGACGGACAGCTTTTACG GTGACCTCAAGCCTGACAACACCCACCCAGACTCCACTGACCACACCGCTCTTCCCCGCCCTCACCACCCCAACAACGGCCCCAACCACACCCTCCAGCCCTTGACCCTGTGCGCTCCTCCCTCCTCTGACCCATGGCCCGAGCCCGCGGAGCAGGACGCAGACGACGAGGCGGGGGCGGAGGACACTGACGACACCTTGTCGCTGACGTCGTCGGCGAGCAGCACGGCGTCGTCGCAGAGCGGCGGTCTGGGGGGCCTGAACAGGAAGAAGAGCATCCCTCTGTCCATCCGCAACCTGAAGAGGAAGCACAAGAAGAAGAGGACCAAGTTCTCCCGCGAGTTCAAGCCCGGCGACAG GGTGGCAGTAGAAGTGGTGTCCACCAAGACCTCGGCCGACGTCCTCTGGAAGGACGGCCGTATGGAGACCCTCATCCGCTCCAATGACCTCATCCCCATCCAGCACCTCGACAACCATGAGTTTTGCCCCGGAGACTTTGTTGTCGACAAACGAC CCCAAGCTCCTACGGACCCGGGCGTGTACGGGGTTATCCAGTCGGGCGACCACAAAGGCAGGACGTGTGCTGTGAAGTGGATCAAACTCAACGCCTCCAGCGACGACGTGGAG GtcacaggagaagaggaggatgttagTGTGTACGACATCGCCGACCACCCAGACTTCCACTTCCGTACCACTGATATCGTCATCAGGATAGGGAACTCTGAGAACGGGCGGAATACGGAGTGCGAGAACGAT ACGTCAGTAGGTCAGGTCTTCAGAGTGGACGTGAGCAGCAAGGTGGAGGTGGTGTGGGCCGACAACTCCATTACCATCGTCCTACCACAGGTACTCATG CACCTGTACAACGTGGAGTCTGAGATTGAGGAGACTGACTATGACTCTGTAGAGGAGAGCAGCAGTGGCCTGTCCACGGAGGAGTGGGAGGACGAGAGCGACAGCTGGGAGACTGACAACGGCCTGACCACCAATGAGGACGACCAGCACCCTGCCAACGATGACACCACCACCCCGGCCGCCACCCCCACCGGCTCCAGCCCCTTCATCATCCCCCCAAAGGAGGGCGGCATAGCAGGGGCCACGACCCCCACCAAGCCACCTAACTCCTCAGAGGACCTGGAGGGAGCTGGGGCTATAGTCAGCCCAGGCACCGGGGCTGGAGGAACCACCCCTGGAGCAGGAGGGGGTGATGCAGCGGAGAAGCTCACCGGGAAAGAGAGTACGCCGCGGGGCTTCCGTGAGCTCAAGGAGGCCTTGAAGATCCTGGAGAGCCTGAAGAACATGACAGTAGAGCAGCTATGGACCGGTGGCTCGCCTACCTCGCCCACGTCCGGTGCTGCGCCCGCCGCCAACGGGACTAACGCCAACGCCGCCACTGCCATCACGCCAGAGAAACCCACCAAGGAGAAGCGCTTCCTGGATGACATCAAGAAGCTCCAGGAGAACCTGAGGAAGACCCTGGACAATGTGGCCATTGTGGAGGAGGAGCGGATGGAGGCAGTGGTGGAGGGTGGGGCAGGAGGAGGTGGGAGTacggagggaggggaaagagggggcgAAGAAAGGCCCCAGGAGGAGGCAGCGGCAGCGAAGACTCCAGGCGCGGCGCCAGAGTGGCCCAGCGATACGCCTGTTCTGTGCCAACAGAGTGGTGGAAAGCCCGGAGTCACCTTCACCAGTGCCAAGGGAGAGGTGTTCTCTGTGCTGGAGTGGTCACCAG ACACCCACACCTTTAAGAAGATGGAGTTCCAGCCGGCCGAGGCCAAGAAGTTTTTCAGCACCGTGAGGAAGGAGATGGCTCTGCTGGCCACCTCGCTGCCCGACGgcatcatggtcaaaacattcgAGGACCGCATG GACCTGTTCTCAGCTCTGATCAAGGGGCCCACGCGCACCCCTTACGAGGACGGCCTGTTCCTCTTCGACATCCAGCTGCCAAACATTTACCCGTCGGTGCCGCCCCTCTTCCGCTACCTGTCACAGTGCAGCGGGCGCCTCAACCCCAACCTCTACGACAACGGCAAGGTCTGCGTCAGCCTGCTGGGCACCTGGATCGGCAAG GGTACAGAGAGGTGGACCAGCAAGTCTAGCCTGCTGCAAGTGCTTATCTCCATCCAAG gCCTGATCCTGGTCAACGAGCCCTACTACAATGAGGCAGGTTTCGACAGTGACCGGGGCCTGCAGGAGGGCTATGAGAACAGTCGCTGTTACAACGAGATGGCCCTCATCAAGACTGTGCAGTCCATGACCCAGCTGCTGCAGACACCCATAGAG GTGTTCCAGCAGGAGATCCGGCAGCACTTCACCTCTAGCGGCTGGCGCCTGGTGCACCGCCTGGAGGCCTGGCTGGAGCTCCACGAGCTAGCCGAGAGGGGACCTCCGCCAAGGCCATCCCGGGACCGGCCTCCCTCAGTGGGGCCTCTAGATGAGACGCTCCCCTTGGATCTTCTGGCCCACAGCACCCCCAACAAGCCCCAGGGCACCGGGGATGAAGAGCTGGAGGACTCTGGCCTGAGTCTTTCCACCACCGCCGCCTCTCAGCAGGAGCTCAGCCAGAACTTGGACTGCGCCGTCTTGGCCAGTGAGGTGGCCGGGGCGAGCGTGGTGGTCTCCGGGTCTGTTAGGGGAGCCACCTCGGACTCTGCGGGCGGCAGCCAGCCGGCGGTGCGACCAAAGAAGCGCAGGAAGAGCTACCGGAGCTTCCTCCCGGAGCGGAGCGGCTACCCGGACATTGGcttccccctctttcctctctccaagGGCTTTGTGAAGAGCGTGCGCAGCGTGCTGCTGCAGTACCGGGCCGCCCTGGCCGCCACCCCCATCCCCGACCACATAGAGGACAAGTGA